The window AGGCTTTTAAGCTGTCTGGTCCTATCTTTCTGGGTTAGGTCAACCAATCAACCTACACAGAACAGCCAGGTCATAACTATCCAGTCGCTAAACAAAACTTGTCAAGGGGAATGTTCCCAGAATTAGTGGTTCACCCGCAGGAacaataaaatttttataacaGTGAACAAAACCATGGTTGGGAGGCTTTTGGATTCAACTCAGGAACATGTAAATGATGTCCAAGTGTCAGACACATGTACAACTCATAATTGAAATGTGCAGGTAATGtaatcaacaaataaaaaaatacacatTTAAATTAGAAGGAATTTTCAGATTTTCTACATCCTATCAATTGTATTCACTGTTCAGTGGGTTATTTCCTCTCATCTTGCTCTACGCAACtgggcgagagagagagagatggttaaagtaaagggggggggggggagttatCCTTATTAAACActaagttctttttttttttggtgaagggACATCTTATTCAGATGCAAGTGTTGGGCTGGTGGCCGGAGAGATACAATTTTCCCGCAGCCACAGAGTGGAATTTGGCCATACTGTCTTACACTGCATAGACAGGGCCTTCCGGGCTAGAGAGTCCGCAACAGTGTTTGCCTCTCTAGGAATGTAAACAAAGTTACAAGAAACAAGACAACTAGCCAGATATTTTATGTCATCCACCACCGGTTGCATCAAGGAGGGAGCAATTCTGGAAGGCTCAGTGATGTAGGAAATGGCCTCCAAGCTGTCCGATTAGATGATGAGGTCGTCCACGGCCAAGGCAATTCCTTCAAGGATACCACATCGGATTGCAGATGTTTCTCCCAATGTAACATCATCAAAAGAGCTTACATCTGAGATAACCAGAATAGGAGTACCATCCGAAGTTCTGATAACCACACCAACGCCACATCTTTGCATTCCTGGGTCTCTAGAAGCATCGTAGTTCACCTTCAGAATTCCTTGTGGAGGAGGCTGCCATCTCGTTGCTGGTCTTACCTGGTCGGTGCTGGTGTTAGCCATGCTCTTCTTAGGAGGGGGATGGGCAAGAAGGATTCCTTATGAGATCTTGAAGCAGCTTCGAGCACCTCCGCTTGGGTCCAGACCTTCCTTCCAAACACTGTTGATAATAAATTTCAGttattcatttaaaaaaaatgaagtatttGTCCGTACTTAATCCATTAAAGGGTATTTTCGTGCTGAAAAACAGGTCTAGTCTCACATTGACACCCATAAAAGTAGGAGGCTTGCTTTGCTTAATACTAATATATAATATCTGTAACCTATATTCAGGAAGATGCACTGGCATTGAAGCATTTCATGATCCCAAAGTCATGCACAAGCAAGATGCAAAAGACCACTTGCTTAGTTTACAAAAGCTCCAGAAAGCAAAAAAACTGAATGTTTAATACTCACTGGCAGAACATTTGTTAACTCTCCAGAAACCACAAATCAATTCCTTGAATTTCTCCATTAGTGCCGCATTCCTCTTTCACTTCCTGCTGGTTTCCCAACCAGCAATAAATTGAAGTTCTCAGTTTATTCCTTCTTAGGAGTGGCATCAATTTCCTCCAACACCCTAGGAGTGTGGAATTTTGCGCCTTGTCTTTTGTCATATCAAAATCCAATAACCATGGCCTTCCAATAAAAATATGACCAGTGTCCATGAAGTCCATATTAGACCATACGCCATATTCATAATTattttcaataagaaaaaatcTTATTGAACTATAGGAAGCAATGGGAACCTCCAACTTCTTAAAATCGATTGATGACATGAGGGTGAGGATGCTTTTCTCTCAGCAATTTTATATTGGCAAAATCTGTCCTAGTCCGGCAAGACTATAGAATATGTCTAGAGTGACATCATATTTTGCCATGGGAAGGGTGATATGGCTATCTAGACTGCatggatatctagaaaatgGCCTAGATTGGCCAcctgtcaaatttcaaacttgGATCCAACCATATATTCTCCCATGCTTTGATATATTCCCTTGTACTTCCAGCCGTCAATTTCTTTTTCGAGAAGTTCCATGAAACCTTATTTTGCCACTTCGCCAACTCTGCTCTAGCTCAAGCTTCACATGTGAGAAGAGGACCTTCAGGTCCATCTGTCCAAAAAAATTCAGCTCTATACTATCTGCCACGTGACAGATATTTGTTCCAGTCTAGAGAAACTTGTCCTTTGATATTTGCCATTGCCTCTGAAAGACAAATTCTCACAGCTAGCCCCATCAGTGATGATATTGTAAACCTTCCTATCAAACAAGACCATTAGCAGACTTAAGCATTGCTGTGAATCAGAAACTTCCCCAAATTGTGCTTCTGTTGTCACCCATCAAACAGGAAAAGTTTGTCaacttcctcttccttcttaaGCATATTGATCATACTCTGGTGCTTCATATAACTTCCCCTCAAAAGTTCAACTCTATCAACTCTCTGATGAAGAGAAGGCAATGAAAAATATACTTCCACCAACAATCAACACGATGGACCCATgcaatttttcctctttttctactccactctCCTCAACCAGTCTGAAGTTGTACAACTTATTGCTACAGTTGTTTTATCATTTCTAGTTGTTAAGCTTTGAAACACGTTAATTTGCAGCAAGAAGTAAATATAATAGTATGAACTTTCGCCATCAACCTTCCACTTTTTAGGGGCAGCAAGTATAATATGTAAACTTAAGAAAGCATTATAGAAATTTAAACAGAGACCCATAGTTTGGTATAAGCAATctaacagagaaaagaaaatttttggcTACAAGCACCCCCAAGCTGATCATTAATTGTTTGTGAATCATTGAAGACAGAACAAAAGCACTTATTGTACATTACTGTTTTAAGGCGTACTTAGTGgaaataccaaaaaattatGAAGTTATATTGGAAAGGTATTAAGATGCAGAAGAAGTGAAAACACAGTTAACAAtatttcctcctcctccagtctctctcttattctctcGTCTTGTTCTTTCATTCTTAATGTGGTACTAATCATTACTGTTCTTCAATAACAATCATAGCTCACCAACAAAGCGGGGAAAAAAACATAATGGAAATAGGAGCAAGAATAAGTTTGACCTCCTTGGAAGAAGAGCTCATGCTTCGAGTGAGAAAGCATGCAATGCGTCTGGGTGAAAAGGAGTTACACGTATCTAAGAACATGACAGCACCCGTGTACTTGTCCGCAACATTAGATGCAGCTTGAAGACAAATCTGAATGAGTAAATAGGGTTTATGATCTAACAACTGAAGAGGTCCACACAATTCAAGTAAACTCTTAAAGCAATATTAGAGacatttttaaaatagaaagtttaAAAGTAGTAGTCACATCCTCTTACTTGTGTTTTACCACAAGACGATGGCCCTACTAGTTCTGTTAACTGTCCTTGATGCAATCCaccttgaagaagatgatcaatCCTGTCCCACACATCTTTACAAGTTAAATGATGCCTCTAAATAGACAAAAAATCCCTACCACGTTTTCAATCTAGAAGGAAATTCTGGGTTTCAAGATACCCTTCATATCCAGTTGACAAGACATGCTTATTCTGTAGAGCATCTTCCAACAACTTCATACCATTTAACCATGGTTGATGATGATTGTCTATGATAGAAAGGATTCTCGTAATTCCCTATTTAGAAACAAAAGCATAAGTAGAAGTCCTTTTAGAAATTCATGCATACAGAaatataatttaatattaacACTAACTTGTTTCAATTTCTTTGAAGTGTCATGCTGCTCTGCAAAAGCAACTAGTACATTAAGGTCATGAACAAGGAAATCTTCCACTGCACAGAACAGACATAACTAGGGAGAATGAATATTCTGTCCTCTTGCTGGTCATTCATTCATATCATCAAAATATTAAGAACAAAGAacagaaagaaagataaataagTTAATCAAACCCCTTAAGcataagaagaataaatcaTCAACCATGCCATAGTTCACCGTAACCCTTTTTCACTCTCATTTGTgaaatgaattttcttttcctcagATGCAAATGGATAAATATGACTTGTCATTAAAATTGAAGGGTGAAGAATTCCATAACAGCAGTTAAGTCCAGCAATTGTGTACAGAGCTAAATGTACAACAGGGATACATTGAAAGAAGCTGAGACAGGGGTGTTGAGATGGACATGGCAACACTCTATTTGTGTTTGGACTTCGGCCAAGCTAAAAGCAACTTTCTGTCCACAGGTCAGTGAAGTTCAACGCCGGCCAGCCATATTTTTGCAGTTGCCCAGCCATTTTCAAGAGGCTCATCTAAACACGCACGACCCAAGCAAGATGCCAAGATACGAGGCATAGCCAGGAAAAGCAAGAAACGTTGGCTGTCCTCTGGTCCAAACAAAGCCTAGGAATGACAGAATCAGAAATGAGCTAAAAGTCGACAATTGAACGCACTAGTTAGCGAATGAGGGCATGGTCGAAGTGGTGAGCAAATAAATACCGAATCGTGCATTAACAACAAAAATGGTCTTAAAAGAGTGGAAAGGTGGGCAGAACAGGATCCAATATCTAACTTTCGTCCCGAAGTAGTTTGTGAAAATGCTTAGGAGATTAAATTACGGATCTGTATAACAAGCAATTCATGGATACTGTGAATCAGAAAGTTACAAATTCCTGTTTAGACTCATCCACCAGCTTCGTCCCCGGTCATGACAGACTTCCATATACAGTGAATCAGAAAGTTACAAATTCCGCACTAGACTCCCCAACCGGCACACCAATCCTCTTCGAAGATCTATCCATTTCACCTATGACTTTCGTCACGCTCGGCAAACCCAAGAGTAGTAGAATACCAATTTGAAGTCCAGATGATGCCCTACGACGACATCCCAACTCTTACATAATTATGAACTAGGTTTTAAGCAAAGTAGAAAAATTTGATGAGACCTCAAATAAGTGATCAATCTCAATTGGTATGACCTATACTTTGCAATAGTCACTGCTAGGTAAGCGAAGCCAAAGAGTTCAAGATAATAAAAAACAACGCACACCTGAAAGTATGCCTTGAGAAGAACAGAACTGCTGAAAATTAGAGTCAATTTCGGAAAATTCACGCTCCAGAGCCTTCAATGGTGGCATTAGTTCCGTTGTAATGAATGACAgaaataaattttgatttactgAAGATTTAGtgggggttttgggttttaagggAGGCCCACACAAGCTAGTTCTGCAGAAGTAAGCAGCGTCTACGCTCGGTCAGCCTATAACCCCTCCAAAAATTCTTGCGCAACATCAGTTAGCGCGGCGAGCGGCTCCCACCACTCGCTTTGTTTTCCTTACTCATTAGTTTAAGGCGGTTTGTAATGTAGTTGGAGCTTCATATATATAGCATGTCTAAGCCATGGGTTTCTGTTTCAGTTCCGGTATGGGACTATCAACTTAAATCTCCTTACTGAGTTTCCCTTCACGCCATGAACTCATGCTACGCCGTGAGTGTCACACGTGCTACAATGGACCGGAAAAAGGGACGCAACTTGCGATCCCGCAAGGGTGAGCTCATGGTTCAAAGGCACAATTTTGGACAGGCAGAAAATTGAGTTTGGCCGAGATCTAGACAATTGGtgtattttttataatttgaaaccaGGTTTTGGTGGGCTTTTGATCTAATTAgatcatgaaacttggtatacagtCTCCTTtgggtcatttaaacacaatgacattaacaaattttaaaatatcaaataagAAGATCAACTGTAGTAGCTTTATCTAACTAAACAATGATATTGGCAAGAAAAATCTAAATATATCTAACCATATGATTATGGTTGCAAATTTTATTACACTTACTCTTTTCTCTTGGTACCGATGGTAAATTACTTTGGAAATCTATACCGTTTCAGGGGACTAAGAGCATGTAAACGGAAAGAAATTAACAACAAAATCTTTTGTCAGAATATTAGTTTCTAAAGGAATGGTTAGAGTCCAATCTAAGTATTGGGCATTAGATTGGGCCAACTCAGCATAAGATTAGGTTAAAGGGCTCTCTTTTGCGATCCATCACTAAGGAGCTTTTGGCTATTGGTAAGATACCTAATGCTTGGTAACAAAACCAGCTACCATGTCTGCTTACCTAAACCAAAATGAGAGTAGAGGGTTATGGTCTTTCTGTATGAGTTTGTGGCATCTTTCTAGCCTACTCATGCCTTCTAGGGGGTTGGATTGTCTTCATCAGAGATTAGTTCATGACATGTAGAACAAAGATCAGCTAGAGACTTGACTTTTTAGCTTTTTTGATTGTAGTCCAGTGACTGATTACCCCACAGAGAGGTCCTCAGAAACTCAACCACACCAAAGGAAAGGGAATGAAAGCCTCCTCCATGAAGATGTCCCATTAAAGATCAAAATCATGCAATTTGGAGTAGATAGAGAGAGAGTACATATGTGAGATGAAGAACCAAAAacggaaaagaagggagaaaatccAAGCTGGGTTGATTATTTCTAGATAATTATGTAGTACCAAATCTGATTTAGAAGAACTGCAGATGGCAGAAACAGAGCATGAATCCCAAAGACAGAACATTAAAAAGATGTTTATTTCAGTTCCAGATCCCTTTCCAGCTCCATTAGATTCACCTCAAATCGTACAGATTCTAAAATCCGAAACGAATACCTAAACATTTGGTTGTTcgattttgattcaattttaatcaacccagtctctttttttttttttttgggaaatcctTAGATAGTTGCAGAGTTTGTGACCATTTTTTTATGCCCTTCCTTACTTACCCCTGTTCACTTTGCAAATGTTTCTACCACATCAAACACCTCACTTTATTATCGGGTTCAATTTACCTCATTCTCAATTTACCACATAAAACCTCTCATTTGAGATATATACTTACTTGATAAACCAGATGTGCCATGATGTTTATAAAGGTCTACATGTATACCCCTAAAAAGACTTTTGCACCACACAACATTGGAATAATATGGGAAGCATTGTTTTAGCTATAGTTATTGGTACCGGTATTCtacccaacaaaaaataaaaatttattggtACCGGTACTGGTGTCCATATCGATTGAAAAATAAACCATTTTAAAGTCAACATTCCCGATATATTGGAAACAAAATTATACGTGCAGAGGACCGAACTCGCCAGCGATACCAATATCTAGTACCATCAACCATGTTCCATGtttgagagaagaaagagatctcCAACAAATTTATTAAAATCATTGTTGCAGAATACTAAACAAAAGGCCTAAACCATAAGAAAAACGGAAAGATTCAGTGAGTACTACAGTGGACTTCattatttgaaaataaaattggcCAGTCTTCTCCGGTTCCTTAATTTGcaggagggaagaagatggcATCTTGTGTCCTCTTCGATCGGAATAGTTTCTCTAGTTCAGGATCCACATTGAAAGCCCCCTCAAGCACTTGAGGAGACAAAGCTTTCCACACAGAGGTAGCCCCAGCCATATGGGTGAATACGGGACTGCAAGCACCACCATTAATAATCAAATTGGAATTTGTATTCTAAAGAAAAGATGTTCAAGAattgggggagagagagagagagagaacttacTTTGGAGTGCTGATGATGGAGAACCAATGCATGCCATCATTGTCGGCAATCTTGGAGACCACATGGAACCTTGGAACAATAAACAAGTTACCAGCCTTGAGAGTGGTCTCAAGAACACGTTTACCATCAACACCGACGACCTGAACACGGCCGCTGCCCTTCAGCACGTAAGTCACCTGATAGGCAGAGTCGCAAGAGAAACCAGGGGAACACATAGCATGTCCATCGATCCTGACAAGATCCGCACCAAGTCCAACTTGTCCCACCAAAGGCAGATTTTGAGTGTTCAACACCACAACACGACCACCATTCTTGATGTCAACATCCAAGGGCGCTTCCTCACAGTTGAGAGCCAACCCTTCTCTGAGTTCTGCCTTGGGCTCTGGCAAGCTCAATCCTTCCTTCAGCTTCACAATGCCGGTGCCTGGTTGGCTTCCAACGAGCGCCTTCGCTTTATCCTCCGGCAGGTCAAATGCTCGGCCCACAAACTCGGTCGATAACCCATTGAGGAATCCATTCGAACCAGTGAGATAGAATTCGGTGAACTCACCCCTTTTGCGAGATTTAGAGGTATCACCTAGGAACAGAACGACGAGTTCCTCGTCCTGGTTGTTGAACCACCAGGTCACGACACCGAATGGGAGGGCAAGTGAGTCACCCTTCTTGATCGGGATCACCGTCTCCTCAGATTCGGGAAGAACGATTCCAACCCTACCGGATCCTGTAAAATCATATCCAAAAATATTTAATCGATGATCAATATCAACAGTAACAAGATGAGCATACCAATCGAGATCGTAATTTCCTCTCAAAAAACCACACAATTCAGAGAAATAATATTAATGATCGAAATGCACAAAGCTGAAACCTAAATCAAGAAATTAGCTACAAAAATCATCGATAGAAGATGAGGGGCATGATTGAGTCAGGTTGCAGGTGTTGAAGACATCATTATAGAATTATCGGTTTAAAAATTACTAAAAGGACGATCagaaagaggaagggggaggggggagagagatgaGGAAACCAATCCCAATTTCTATCTCAATCTGGATTCTGAACCTAAAGAAAGACTAGAAAAACCAGACggattattttatttattctaatAATTATTAATTCATATACCTTGTATAACATAAGCGACCTTAGCGGAATCAGAGTAACTAGGAAGGGCGAAGCCATTCTTCTCTAGGGCAAGCTTCGCTGCTCCGATGTTGCCTTCATGAAGCATGGGAAGTTCAGAAGGTAACCATGTGTAGTACGATCCACCATTACCACCATAGAGTTTCTTTGCCAACACGGGAGAGAGATCAACTGCCATTGTCTCTTTTTCAAATCTCACTCAGATGCGCTACAAACAAACACAACGTTGTGTAATCGGAagcccaagaagaagaaagagacaaCAAAAAGAGTTCTTTATCACTGACAATGAATCTGATGCTCATGCACCGGGAATTTATAGGCCATTGTGACTGATAGAATCGGAGAGATAATGAAGTCATTGTACGAAAAGAGTTTTTCTCTATGGATGAGACCTACCGAAGGAGCGAAGGACCAGGCATTAGATAGAGATTAACCCTGACAATAAGCTAATCTCCAAACCGGCTAGGAACaatttagggatgtaaatggatactCCAAGATCCGTATTCGATTTGTATCCCTAATTCCCTATAAGTTTATGTGAtccatatttaaaaaaacagTTTTGTGAGAACTATCCGAACCCGtatgaaaattaaataaaagaaaaaaattcataaagaTATCAGACTTCAACATTAATCCTAGTGGATTACTCATAACTCCACTCTCTAGTTTCCACTCAGTTGTAAATTGATAGTATTTTATTCATATCCGTTTAGTGAAATCTGTAtttgaaaaatcagaaaaatcagTTATCTGAAtagaaaactaatc is drawn from Telopea speciosissima isolate NSW1024214 ecotype Mountain lineage chromosome 1, Tspe_v1, whole genome shotgun sequence and contains these coding sequences:
- the LOC122646462 gene encoding DNA repair protein RAD51 homolog 4 isoform X2 produces the protein MPPLKALEREFSEIDSNFQQFCSSQGILSVEDFLVHDLNVLVAFAEQHDTSKKLKQGITRILSIIDNHHQPWLNGMKLLEDALQNKHVLSTGYEGIDHLLQGGLHQGQLTELVGPSSCGKTQICLQAASNVADKYTGAVMFLDTCNSFSPRRIACFLTRSMSSSSKEDRQRSLERVLRNIFSYSVFDIFALLDVLQQVECKLKSQAFTGDNQVQLLIIDSISSLITPILGGNGANGIHPCTSKFPGTFFDDFSWFASKEIST
- the LOC122646454 gene encoding glutelin type-D 1 encodes the protein MAVDLSPVLAKKLYGGNGGSYYTWLPSELPMLHEGNIGAAKLALEKNGFALPSYSDSAKVAYVIQGSGRVGIVLPESEETVIPIKKGDSLALPFGVVTWWFNNQDEELVVLFLGDTSKSRKRGEFTEFYLTGSNGFLNGLSTEFVGRAFDLPEDKAKALVGSQPGTGIVKLKEGLSLPEPKAELREGLALNCEEAPLDVDIKNGGRVVVLNTQNLPLVGQVGLGADLVRIDGHAMCSPGFSCDSAYQVTYVLKGSGRVQVVGVDGKRVLETTLKAGNLFIVPRFHVVSKIADNDGMHWFSIISTPNPVFTHMAGATSVWKALSPQVLEGAFNVDPELEKLFRSKRTQDAIFFPPAN
- the LOC122646462 gene encoding DNA repair protein RAD51 homolog 4 isoform X3, whose product is MPPLKALEREFSEIDSNFQQFCSSQGILSVEDFLVHDLNVLVAFAEQHDTSKKLKQGITRILSIIDNHHQPWLNGMKLLEDALQNKHVLSTGYEGIDHLLQGGLHQGQLTELVGPSSCGKTQICLQAASNVADKYTGAVMFLDTCNSFSPRRIACFLTRSMSSSSKEDRQRSLERVLRNIFSYSVFDIFALLDVLQQVECKLKSQAFTGDNQVQLLIIDSISSLITPILGGNGANGIHPCTSKFPG
- the LOC122646462 gene encoding DNA repair protein RAD51 homolog 4 isoform X1, whose protein sequence is MPPLKALEREFSEIDSNFQQFCSSQGILSVEDFLVHDLNVLVAFAEQHDTSKKLKQGITRILSIIDNHHQPWLNGMKLLEDALQNKHVLSTGYEGIDHLLQGGLHQGQLTELVGPSSCGKTQICLQAASNVADKYTGAVMFLDTCNSFSPRRIACFLTRSMSSSSKEDRQRSLERVLRNIFSYSVFDIFALLDVLQQVECKLKSQAFTGDNQVQLLIIDSISSLITPILGGNGANGHSLMTSAGLLLKKLAHEHNLSVLVTNHMVGGEGGSLKPALGESWKSVPHVRILLSRDRGGNLCDASLLKHPSVASGRFVRFMIED